A single Paenibacillus antri DNA region contains:
- a CDS encoding UvrB/UvrC motif-containing protein encodes MLCQECGKRPATLHFTKIVNGDKTEFHFCEPCAREKGELIPGTAGGFSIHNLLSGLLELDPTGKPATAQQKAAQPRCDFCGMTYAQFSKIGRFGCGECYRHFQDRLTPLLKRVHGNTTHVGKVPKRVGKKVQLRRQIEQLKRDLALKVEQEEFEAAAKLRDQIRELERQSAL; translated from the coding sequence ATGCTCTGTCAGGAATGCGGGAAGCGTCCCGCGACGTTGCATTTTACGAAGATCGTGAACGGCGACAAGACGGAGTTTCATTTCTGCGAGCCTTGCGCGCGGGAGAAGGGAGAGCTCATCCCCGGCACCGCGGGCGGGTTCTCGATCCACAACCTCCTCTCGGGCTTGCTCGAGCTCGACCCGACCGGCAAGCCGGCTACCGCGCAGCAGAAGGCGGCGCAGCCGCGCTGCGATTTCTGCGGCATGACGTACGCGCAGTTCAGCAAGATCGGCCGCTTCGGCTGCGGGGAATGCTATCGGCACTTCCAAGATCGGCTGACGCCGCTGCTCAAGCGCGTGCACGGCAACACGACGCACGTCGGCAAGGTGCCGAAGCGGGTCGGCAAGAAGGTGCAGCTGCGCCGGCAGATCGAGCAGCTGAAGCGCGACTTGGCCCTTAAGGTCGAGCAGGAGGAATTCGAGGCGGCGGCGAAGCTGCGCGACCAAATCCGCGAGCTTGAGCGGCAGTCGGCGTTATAG